The Flammeovirga yaeyamensis genome segment CACCCGCTTTTTCTTGATCGATGATTAATCCACCTTTGTCACTTGCAACAATATCCACTAAAAAGGATTTGTCACAATGGATATCAATTCCTTCGTGAATAACTAAATAACCTTCGATGGACCAAGTTGGATTATTTGCTGTAGAAGTATAGGAAACTTGCCCGACCACTTCTAAAATTCCAGATTGATCAACATCAATATTGGTGTTGTCCACAAATAAATCCCCGTTGAATTTTGCATAACCTGTTGAGTAAACATTTAAGTTCGATAAAGCACCATTATCAGCAAAATCGCCATAATCTGTAGCTTCGAAACGACCATAAACATTTAAATCCGATCCGATTGACTTAAAATTACCATCGACGTACAAATTACCATTTTCACAAACAGTAACTGTATTACCTCCTCCAATTGTCATATTACCAGAAACAGTCAAGTTTCCACATACAGAAAGTGATGTTGCATTATTGTCTGTAACGAAATCGTTATTAACCACAACACTACCGCCTTCTAGTATTGAGATGGTAGACTTATTGTTTTCGATAAGATAATCTGCATCGATTACAGCATTAGCACCAAAAGTTAATTCTGAATCATTTGCTGTACTTGAAAATGAAAGTCCAGTATACGTTGATGCTAAATCGAAATTAATAGTAATGGAGTAACTACAACAATTAGTTGCAGTATTACCAAATTCAACAGTATCATCACTTAGAGGATAGCCTGTTGTACAATCTCCTGAAACACAAGTCCAATTCGATGGGTCTTGCCATTCTGCAAGGGAAGTTATGTTTAAATTACTGTTCGGTTCGTAAACACTCGCAGCAAAAGAATCAATCACTGTAAAAAATAGAAATGAGAGAGTGATTGTTAATTTGAGTTGAAAATTATTTATCATTATTAAGTCTAATGTAGTTACTTATCTATTGTGTAGCTAGTATTACAAATCAAGTAGATTGAATTGTTAACTCCTTAAAAATGAATACATATTCATCTCGTTTTAACTTTAATTAACTTAAAGTTGCAATTTTAGAACAAAAAAATAAAAGATCTAAGCAAAATTTTATCACTAAGATCTTTTAAGTAATGTATTTTGTTATTCAATTATTTATTCTCCTACAAAACGAAACAACTTATTCTAATCTGTTATTTGTAAATTCAAAAATGTATAAATTTTTGTTTTCATAAAAAAGAGGTTATCCAGTAAATGACATAACCTCTCTCTTCCTTAATTATTATATTTATTACTATAACTTAGAACTTCTTAATCTTAAGGCATTAGTAATTACCGATACAGAACTAAAACTCATTGCCAAAGTCGCTAACATTGGAGATAATAAAACTCCAAAGAATGGGAATAACACTCCTGCTGCTATTGGCACCCCAAGCACATTGTAGAAAAACGCGAAAACTAGGTTCTCCTTTATATTTCTCATCACTTTATCACCCAATTTAAAGGCCTTTACTAAATTCGATATATCACCTTTTAATAAAGTAACTTCTGCACTTTGAATAGCGATATCTGTGCCATCGCCCATAGCAATACCTATATTCGCTTGAGTTAATGCTGGAGCATCGTTGATACCATCTCCGGCCATTGCCACAGTGAATCCTTTTGCTTGATATTCTTTTACTTTTTCTAGTTTATCTTCAGGCATACAATCCGCTTGATATTCATCGACACCTACATGTTCAGCCACATATTTTGCCGTTTGTTGATTATCGCCGGTTAACATCATGACCTTAATACCTCTTTTATGAAGATCGGCTACAGCTTTAATCGCTGTTGGTTTTACTGGGTCGATGAGTGATATAGCACCTTTAATTTGATCATCTTGAAGTAGATACACCACAGTTGCTCCTTTTGCCTGTTGCTTTTCAATTTCTTTAAACTGTTGATCGTTTAAAATACTCTTTGATAACAGTTTGTGATTACCTAATTGAATTTTATGATTATTGACACTAGCTTCTGAACCTTTACCTATCAAATATTTATAGTCGGATACTTCATATTGTGCATCAGAAAATTCTTTTGATGCTTTAACGATTGCCTTTGCCAATGGATGGTCTGAGTTTTTATCAAGCACTGCGGCTGTTTTGATAATTTCTTCATCCTCCCAATCAGAAAAACTGATTACTTGATGAACAGATGGCTTTCCTTCCGTTAAGGTTCCTGTTTTATCGATCATCAACATATCTACTTCATTTAGCTGTTGTAGAGACTCAGCATCTTTTACTAAGATTCCATATTCAGCACCTTTTCCTGTACCCACCATGATAGACATTGGAGTAGCCAAACCTAAAGCACATGGACAAGCAATTAACAATACTGCAACAGCATTGACTAAAGCATAAACCGCTGCATTTTCTCCATTGTAGAAGAATAACCAAATCAAGAAAGTGAGAATGGATACGCTTACCACGATTGGTACAAAGTATTTTGCAATCTGATCGGCTACTTTTTGGATAGGTGCTCTTGAACGACTAGCGTCATTGACCATATAAATTACTTTGGAGAGTAACGTTTCTCCTCCTACTTTCTCTGCATTCATGATAAAGCTTCCGTTGGTATTGATCATACCACTACTCACTTTATCTCCTTCTTTCACTTCCTGTGGAATAGGTTCACCGGTAATCATAGAAGCATCTACTGTTCCGTATCCTTCTAAAATAAAACCATCCACGGCAACTTTTTCACCAGGTTTTACTCTTACCTTATCTCCTTTTTCTATGTGCTCAACAGCTACAACAAGATCTTTTTCGTTTCTAATGACTGTTGCTGTTGGTGGAGCCCATTGTAATAAAGCTTTTAAAGCTGAATTGGTTTTGGAGTGTGCTCTTAATTCCATTAATTGCCCCAACATCACCAGCAATAAGATGATACAGGTAGCTTCGAAATAAACATCAACTGCTCCGTTGGACTTAAATTGTTCTGGAAAAATAGTTGGGAAGAATAAAGCAAAAACACTAAAGACAAAAGCAACTACAGTTCCGATACCTATCAGTGTCCACATATTAAAATTCCTAGTGATAATAGATGAATATGCTCTTTTCATGAAAATCCATCCTGTGTAAAACACCATTGGAATGGTTAAGACAAACTGGATTGTATTCCAAGCAGTTTGAGACATCACACTGAGCATTTGATGATGAATACTTGGAATAATATGACCTAACATTGCAATTAGTGCTACAGGAACTGTAAATAACAGACTTAACTTAAACCTGCGTTTCATGTCAGTATAGGCTTCATTTTCTTCCTCCACTGCAGCTTCCGGCATGACCGGTTCTAGAGGCATTCCACATCTCGGACAATCTCCAGGTTCATCACCTTCTACCTCGGGGTGCATCGGACAAGAATACTTTACTGCAGGTTTTGGCTCTGGGATTTTCTCCAATGGCATACCACAAACAGGACAGTCGCCCATATCATCATATACCTTATCACCTTCGCACATCATTGGGCAATAATATTTACCCGCATTCTCTGCTGTTACTTTAGGTTTTTCGTATTCTATCTTAGGTATTTCGTGTGTAATCTTATGTGCATAATCTTTTGGATCAACATCTTTAGAGGAAAATTGTTCTTTTACCTCATACCCTGCCTCTCCAATTATTTTATTTACACATTTTTGACAAGCACCTTCAGTAACTACTCTTAATATATGTCCATCTTTCACTTCCCATTCAATCACTCTTGGATCTGCATCTAAAAGTGGTTGAACTTTAGCTTCACACATTTTACAACCGAGGGAAGTGTCTAGTATTAGTTCTTTCATTTTTTTCAATATTTGATATACAAATATACATTAGATTTTAGGGATATTTTGATCTTGTATTAGCTAAATGAAAATAAAGAGTATAATTAATTTAAATAAGAAATGATCAACTACCACAGGTTATTTAAATAAAAAATCCCAGCATTTCTACTGGGATTCCTCTTTAAGATAGTTTTTAATATTGTATCGACCTTGCAATTTCTTTTAATGGTATATATGAAGGTATCTCTTTACTTTTCAGTTTATTTTCTAGTTGTACTAAATCGTTTAGAAAAATAGTATTCAATTCTTCTAAATAAGTCCTAGTCTCCTTGGAATACCTTACTTTATCAAATCTATATTTAGTATCGTGAAGTGTAGAAACATTAGTTGGTTTAAAAAACATTTCTCTTTCCATTCTATATCTAAACATATCATTAATTTTCATCCCTTTTTTCCAATTAACCAATTTATTTCCTACTGATTTCGGATCGATCCTTACCCTTAAAGGGATTAAATAACTTGGAATTTGTGCAAAACTGTAATGATCTGCAGAATGTGCCACAGAAACATCCCAAATAATCATAGAGGCCTCTTCTATCAAAGTTTCCTTATTCATAATTTTCTCGCCATTGGAAAAAGTAGGAATCCATTGATTGATATATTTCGCCCATTCGGCAATTAATTGCATTTCTTCTTCATCGATAATCTGCACTACATTAGAAACGAAGTTCTTTATTACTTTATAGTATTCTAGCAAGAATGTATAATAAGGAGAATCAAATTTTTCTATTTCTTTTGAGTAGTTATATCCATTATAATTATCATTTCCATCAATACCACTATAAGCACATGCAACCAGAGATCTCTGACCGTCTCCATCTCCTAAGAATCCTGAATAAGGGAACTTTTGGTTATTTTCTACAGGTGATGCCGTTGAATTTAATACTACTTTGTTCAACACTAAAGTATGTTCAAAGTGTGGCAATAATAATTGCAACAGTATTGAATTTATAGGCAAAGAAGATTTACTTATGGCATTAATACAATCAAATGGAAAATGTAATAATGCATGTTCTGACAAGATTAATTTATACGCTGCACCTTGCATAGCAAATACCTTTGCCATTTCCCATAAATCAGATTCCGAAGAAGGATTGACTATTTTATCATTCTCGTACTCGTCCACATAAATAAATTGAGCTTTCAGATTGTTATCGATTTTTTCAAAAAGTATAATCGTTCCTGAAGCAAAAATTCCTTCAAACGGCTTTGTAAAAGACATTAAGGATAAATCGATTACATAGTAGTCACCTTTATTATAGTCAAATGGAAATACTGCTTCAAAAATCTTTTTCTTTTGTGGAGTTATCCCTTTGGATAAAAACTTACTAAAAACTCCTTTTGTTAGAAGATCATTAAACTCCAAATCATCGATTTTTGACAGTCCTTTATGCTTTATGGAGTATTTTAAAGCTTTTGGCCAATACGTCCACATGTTTTTCATGTAACGTTTTCCAATTTCTTTTTTCCAAGACTCTTTTTCTTGTCTAGGTAATCTCAAAACAGCAGGAGCTTCACCTTTCGGGTCTCTTGGAGAAGGTTGAGGCCATGGTCCTTCTCTGTTGTACAAATAATTGTCCCTTGAGTTTTTTTCTAATGAATTGATTGCTTTAGGGTTAGATAGTTTAGTTCTTTCGTTTAAAGTTTGCATGATTATATATTTTATAATACATTTTAAAAAACAATATTAATAACTATTTAAATGAATTCAAATCTAACCTAAATTTAAGTTCATATTTTTACCTATATTGCTAAATAAGCATCCGTCTATTTTTATTCTAAATAGATGGATGCTTTCATTGTTTATATGTATTATGCTATTGAATTTCCTCTTTCACAGCCCCACACTTCAGCATCATGTCTCCATAGTATGGATTCCTTACTTCTTTCACATTAGACAACCAAGAAGCACCAAGGTCATCGTTGGCCATAGGACAATACATCAAATAGGCTTTTTGATCTTTAGGTAAACCTAATTTTGTAATCAAATTGATCATCTCTTTTGATACTTCTACAAAGTGTCTTCTTTGTGTATCAATGTTATCTGCATTTGACATTTCAGTTAAACTACCTTTCAATGCTTTGGAAGTCATCATCCAATACATATGTGCATCGCCTTTTACGCCATTCATTTTTACACCTTCTAATGATTTTTCAAAATCATTAATTAATTCTGATGTTTTATGATCATCACTAGCCACTAATGCATCTTTTAGCATAATGTAGCTTTGAAAGGCTTTTTGAAGTTGAGTTCTAAACACTTCAGAAACCAAATCATCCCCAAATTTTTGATGCTTTTCCATTTTTGACATATCCATGTGCATATGATCGTGATCCATTCCTTTTTTAGGATTGATCATGCTTGGTTTTCCTTTTAATTGAGCGGCGGCATCTACTGTATACGTTCCTTGAGTCACCACTTCCTCCCCTTGTTTCAATCCTTCTTTGATGATATAGGCATTAGATAACTCTGTTCCCATGACCACTTCTCTCATTTCGAATGTCGGTTGATTTTCGCCTTGTACTTTCACATATACAATAGAACGTGGACCAGTCCATAATACAGCAGTTTTAGGAACGACGATTACATCATCTTTCACCGGAAGTTTCGCCATCACTTTACCTGTGACAAACATTTCTGGCTTTAATTTTCCTCCTTTATTGTACACACTACCTCTAACTGATGCAACTCTTGTTTTAGGATTGATGAAAGGATCAATAAAGTCAATTTTAGTACTGAAATTTTGACCAGGATAAGACGATACGGTAAAGGTGATTTTATCGTTTGTTTTCAACCAAGCTAAATCACTTTCGTAGGCATCAAATTTTACCCAAAGTCGAGAAAGGTCGGCCACATCATACATTACTTGACCTTCCATAATATGATCTCCTTCTACCACATTCAGTTTTGTGATCACTCCAGAAATATCTGCCTTGATATCAAACTCTGTTCTTACTTTTCCGCTTCTATCAATCTCTTCAATTTGTTGATCCGTCAATTTCCAAAGTCTTAGTTTTTCAATTGCAGAACGTAATAGTTGAGGATTTCTTTCTTTCACTTTTTTTGCTTCAAAGTACTCTCTTTGAGCCGTGACCAATTGAGGGGAATATATAGTGGCTAATTTCTGTCCTTTTCGTACTCGTTCACCAATATAATTCACAAAGCTTTTCTCAATTCTTCCAGAAAAGTGTGCCGTTTGAGAAAACGTTCTTCTCTCATCAACTGCTACTTTACCTTGCATGGTTAACTCCTTCTCTGCTTCTTGTTTTGTGACTTGAGTGGTTTGAATGTTTGCCAACGCTACCGCAGAAGGTGATAATGAAATATGAGATAAATCCTGACCTTCATTTCCGGAAGAGGCTGGAATTAAATCCATTCCACAAATTGGACAATCTCCTGGTTCTTGCTGTCTAATTTGAGGATGCATAGAACACGTCCACCACTGTGTCTCTTTCTCTGCTACTTTGTGTTCCTTGTGTTTATGCGATGATTCTCCTGCAAAGAATAACCAACCTGAAAACAGGCCTATGATAAACACTATAATGATGACGCTATATGATTGAATGTATTTTTTCATTTTAGTACTATTTATAAGAACAATCTACTCTTCTACTCCTTCGATAAAACTCAATTTGGCCAAGGCCTCCCACTGAGATTGTTCTGCTTGATGTTGTTTGAATTGATAATTAAGTCGCTGAATCTGTAATCTTAGTAACTCTAAGAACTCAGATCCTTGAGGTTTTGCCACTGTATAGGCTTCTTGTTGAATATCTATAGCTTGATCAATTTGTCCTAACTGACTTTGAATGACCTTTATATCCCTCTGTGCATCATTTAATTGATTTTGCACTTTCAGGTATTCCGATTTTAAAACATTTTCAGTCTCCTGCTTTTTAAGCGATATAGTTTGTTGTTGCATTCTCAATTGTTCTTTCTGACCAGAATATTTTTTCTGATTAAACAAAGGAATGGATAAACCTACCATCGGCATCACAGTGTTTTTACCTGCATCTTCTGCCGACATTCCGGAAGCCTGCCCTAAAATACCATAATCTACACTCACTTTAATTTGAGGAGCAGCAGCTTTATTTACAGTCACCATTTGCGCCCCAACTACTTGTTCTGAAGCAGTAAGTGATTGTAAAGTAGGATTCTCTTCCAAGTGTGCATTATCAAATGATCTAAACTGAAATTGTTCCTCTAATTGAACATCAGATAATGGTTTGTTGATGACCAAGTCCAATTGTTGTTTGAGCACTAAGCTGTCTTGCATCAAACTCTCAATCTTATTATTGGCATCTTCCATCTCCATTTGTACCCTCAACACATCCACCATAGAGCCTTTGCTGTTTTCGTATTGTGTTAAAGCGATGTTCTCAAATGATTTCAGAATATCTAAATTTTCTCTTGCAGAGGCTAAGTCCTTTTTATTTTGGATCATTTTAAAATAAGTCGCTCGCACAGAGTATCTGATGTTGTTTTCAGCTATCTTCTTTTGATTTTGTGCTAAAGTAACTTTTTGATCCACCACTTGATATTTCGTCGATCGAGTACCAAACCAAGGCAACATTATACCTGCAGATACTTTATGATTTAAAGGGCCATTTCTAGTTTCAATAGGAGAAACTCCATAACCATACATTACTTCAAGATTTCCAGAACCCTGCCCTTTAATGATCTCTTTCTCGGCAGCTACTGCTTGAATATTTTGAGATTGAGATTGTACTCCATAGTTATTTTCAATAGCTGTTTGAATATAACTATCCAAGAATTGGTTCTGTGCATTCACTTGAAAGGCAGTCAACAACAGAATACTAATTATATATTTTTTGATGATACTTTTCATGATTATTTCTTTTTAAGTAATGCACTTTCTTTTACTGCACAGTACAATGTAGGTACCACAAATAAAGTCAATAAAGCTACCGTCATACCTCCGAAACCAGGAATTGCCATTGGCTTCATGATATCCGCTCCTCGACCTGTAGAAGTGAGGATTGGAATAAATGCTAATAAAGTAGTGGCAGTAGTCATTAAACTAGGTCGGATTCTTTTCATTCCTCCTTCAAGTACTGCTTGACGAATTCCTTTCACTGTATTTGGTGTATGCGAAGCAAACGATTGATCTAAATAAGTGGCGATCAACACGCCATCATCGGTAGCAATACCAAATAAAGCAATGAAACCAACCCAAACGGCCACCGATAAATTGACTGTATCTACATTGAAGAGATGTTTCATATTCGTACCCAATAAGGTAAAGTCCATGAAACCCGGTTTGCTATAGAGCCACAACATCAAGAAGCCTCCACTAAATGCTACTGCAATTCCGGAGAACACCATGAGGGTTGTTTTTACAGATTTAAACTGAAGGTATAAAATAAAGAAGATCAGCATCAAACAGATAGGCATCACAATAGATAATCTCTTGGCCGCTCTTATTTGATTTTCATAATTACCTGAGAACTTATAGCTCACCCCTTTTGGAACAACCAATGTTCCATTATCAATTTTTGATTGAATATAAGCCGTTGCTTGATCGACTACTTGAACTTCAGAGAACTCAGGTTTACGATCTAGAAGGACATATCCCGTTAAGAACGTATCTTCTGATTTAATACTTTGAGGTCCTGCAACGTACTTGATTTCGGCCAATTCCTCTAATGGAACCTGAATACCCAGAGGTACATTGACTAAGAATTTCTTCAATACATCTGGATTGTCTCTGTATTCTCTTGCGTATCTTAAACGAACAGGGTAACGTTCTCTTCCCTCCACAGTATACGTTAAAGGCATACCACCAATCACCATTTCCAAGGTCATTTGCATGTCTTTTACACTCATACCGTATCGTGCTAATTTTTGACGATCTAACTCGATTTCCAAATAAGGTTTACCTACAATACGATCGGCAAAAACAGCTTCTTTCTTTACGGAAGGTACTTCCTTCAATATACTTTCTAGTTGAATACCGAAACCTTCGATGGTTTTTAAATCAGGTCCAAATACTTTAATACCCATGGGTGCTCTCATCCCCGTTTGGGTCATAATCAAACGTGTTTGGATAGGCTGCAATTTAGGTGCAGACGTTAAACCAGGAAGATGAGTCGCTTTTACGATCTCCTGCCAAATATCATTTGGCGATTTAATCTCGTCTCTCCATTGTCTAAAATATTTTCCGTCAGGATCAAGTACTAATTCTCCTTTATCATCTCTCACATATTTACCATCTTCATCCACTTTAAATCGTAGACGATTTCCATCCTCGTCCACTTTATATTCTGATTTATAGTTGATGATGTTCTCATACATACTGATAGGTGCAGGATCTAAAGGCGACTCCGTTCTACCCGATTTCCCCACTACAGATTCAATTTCTGGTATATTTTTGACCGCCATATCCATCAGTTGCAAGTTTCGTTTAGCTTCTGAAATACCAGCATTCGGCATTGTCGTTGGCATCAACAAGAAACTACCTTCTGATAAGGAGGGCATAAATTCTGATCCAATTCCAGGGAAGGCTTTATTCATATTTTGATAAGCTCTTGACTCTGTAAAATCAACTCCTATTTTATTTCCTAATGTGGTGAAAGGTGAAAAGAGCTTGGCAAATCCTACCCATGCTGATACACCTGAAAAAATAACAGCCAATACTATGGAAAGGAAAGTCGCTTTATTATCAAGACATTTGGCTAGAATTTTAGGATACAATTTGATGAACAATTGAAAACCTCCAAGGATGAGAACAATCAAACCTCCAACAAATAAGAAATTTTTAAAATTGCTCTCTTCTGCACCTAATGGTAACCAATCCATAGCTAATAAGTAAGCAATCACAACAGCCACAATGCCACTTCTAATTTTATCATAATACCCTTCCGGAATATATTTTTTGATTGGCTTTTCGAAGATGTTATAAGCACTGATCAATACTACACCTAGACCTAAACTGACTTTTGAGAAAATCATGATACCAATACCCAACACTAAGAATAGGTATTGACCGATATTTTTTCGGCTTCCTTTATTCTCTGATGATTTAAAGAAATAATATGCAAAAGTGGGTAAGAAAATTAAAGCCACCACCACTGAAGCACATAAGGCAAATGTTTTTGTGTATGCTAATGGTGAGAATAATTTTCCTTCTGATGCTTGTAAGGTAAATACTGGAATGAAGCTGACAACTGTTGTGGCTACTGCTGTGACGATTGCTCCTGAAACTTCTTCAGTAGCATCATAAATAACATCTACTAATTTTCGGCCACCCCGTCGATCCAAGTGTTTTATCAAGTTCTCCGACATGACAATACCTATATCGACCATCGTCCCAATGGCAATCGCTATACCACTCAAGGACACAATATTTGCCACAATTCCCATGTATTTCATCACTATAAATACCATGAGTACAGCTATTGGTAATAAGCTTGAGATCAACATGGATGCTCTTAAGTTCCACACCATAATTAGTACTACTATTACAGTGATTAATATCTCTTGAACTAATGCCTCGTTTAGAGTTCCCAGGGTTTCTTTAATCAAAGTTGATCGATCATAAAAAGGAACGATAGTTAATTTACTTACCGTACCATCAGGTAATACTTTTTGAGGCATGCCTGATTGAATGTCTTGGATTTTATCTTTGACATTGTCCACAACTAACATTGGATTGGCTCCGAAACGAGCGGTCACTACACCACCTACCGCCTCGGCTCCTTCTTTATCTAAAATACCTCTACGAACGGCAGGTCCTTCCACTACTTTCGCCACATCTTTGATACGAATCGGCACATTTTCGTTGACCTTAATTACCGCCTCTTCTAAATCAGATAGATTTTTGATGTAGCCAATACCTCTAACAAAGTATTCTGCATTGTTGACTTCAATCGTTCTTGCTCCAACATCTAAGTTGGAATTCCTTACAGAGTTCATCACTTGCTGAAGCGTGACATTGTAGGCTTTTAAAGCATTAGGGTCAACATCAATTTGATATTCTTTGACGAAACCGCCCACAGAAGCTACTTCTGATACTCCATCCGCAGACATTAGTGCATATTTCACTAAGAAATCTTGAGTGGAACGTAATTCATCCAAATCCCATCCACCTGTTGGGTTTCCTTCTGGATATCGACCTTCCAAAGTATACCAATAGACTTGCCCAACTGCAGTCGCATCAGGTCCTAAAGTAGGCTGAACACCATCGGGTAAAGTACCAGGAGGTAAACTGTTGATCTTTTCTAAAATTCTTGTTCGACCAAAGTAAAACTCTGTCTCGTCATCAAATATGATATTGATGGTAGAGAAACCGAACATGGAATTAGAGCGAATGCTTTTCACTCCTGGAATACCCAATAATGAAGTCGTTAACGGGTAAGTAATTTGGTCTTCGATATCCTGAGGTGATCGACCTGACCATTTTGTAAATACGATTTGTTGATTATCACCAATATCAGGAATAGCATCAACTGATACGGGGTTATAAGGTATATATTCGTTGATTTTAGATTTAAAAGGACTGTGCATCAATCCCCAAAAAACAACCAGAATCAACGCCACAACTGTCACTACTCTGTTGTAGAGAAAGAAGCGAACTATTTTATTAATCATTGTGAGTATTGTGTTCTAGGTACATTAAGTACGAAAAATATGTCGTACAAAAAAGCATCAATAATTAAATAAATAAATTATTGACTCAAAAAGTCTTCATCCAAAATGTTGGATCAACCTAAAACTTAAACACGAAAGACCTCAAATGACACATTTAGAGGTATATTGGAATATATGGGGGGAGTTTTTTCCTCAACAGAAGCTATGCTTTTAGTGCTACCTACCAAAAATTTCAATGCTTCCGGAAGAACAAATTGATACGCAGATTGCCAAAAGTTTCTAACAATTTCTTTATACGTCACTAAAGGAATTTTCACCACATCAATAATATGGTCAAAATGATCAGTCACTTTTAGATGTTCCTTATTTTGTTCGCAACATCCCTTCTTGTCAGCACCTTTTTGATCTGCTTCATGATTCATCTTGCTACAACATGCATGCGTTTCCGTCATGCTCACCTCCTTCAACAACCCCTTGCAATAATGGGTGTTGACCACCACTCCTATTGTGCCTAGAAGCAATAATGTGGAAAAGATGATATGTTGAACAGACTTTTTCATGTAACTAATTTCTATTAAATAACGGTGGGATGCAAGGGAGGATGTAGGTGTTTAGTTATTTTAACAAAGAAAAAAGGTTAGCTTTTTATCTTAGCTAACCTTTTTTTGAATGAAAAATTAAAAATGAAGAATGAAAAACGTGAAATGTTATGCTAACGCTCGATGATTAATCAGCAGTCTTTTTTAACTACTTGCGTTAACTTTACTAACTACGTTTTTAACTTTTCATTTTTCATTCTTAATTTCCTTAGTGTTTCTCATAAACCACCTCAGGCTCCTTAATCTCCACCACATTTGCGTCGTTTACTTGAACCAACTCAACGTGTTTTAGTTCGTTGACTAATGCTGGATCGTACTTCGCTTCTACTCTAACGTAGTTTT includes the following:
- a CDS encoding T9SS type A sorting domain-containing protein; protein product: MINNFQLKLTITLSFLFFTVIDSFAASVYEPNSNLNITSLAEWQDPSNWTCVSGDCTTGYPLSDDTVEFGNTATNCCSYSITINFDLASTYTGLSFSSTANDSELTFGANAVIDADYLIENNKSTISILEGGSVVVNNDFVTDNNATSLSVCGNLTVSGNMTIGGGNTVTVCENGNLYVDGNFKSIGSDLNVYGRFEATDYGDFADNGALSNLNVYSTGYAKFNGDLFVDNTNIDVDQSGILEVVGQVSYTSTANNPTWSIEGYLVIHEGIDIHCDKSFLVDIVASDKGGLIIDQEKAGDNECDPKGVKADANYDCSMKLFCDDINSDLYTPTTPPDLPIHLLYYSGSSLQEGVLLSWATANEENSSHFTIESSYDKSSWIEEETQDAAGNSNVRIEYQQYISNPNGEYFRLAQYDYDGTVTYYGPIQIKNNPSFNDQSLLLFPTFLKNGDHLSLLSSNPFGEIDGTYSIYDIQGNHMQTKDITLEEGGSIQTINLENDQLSSGLYLMKLNYGSQKKTFKFFVE
- a CDS encoding copper-transporting P-type ATPase, which translates into the protein MKELILDTSLGCKMCEAKVQPLLDADPRVIEWEVKDGHILRVVTEGACQKCVNKIIGEAGYEVKEQFSSKDVDPKDYAHKITHEIPKIEYEKPKVTAENAGKYYCPMMCEGDKVYDDMGDCPVCGMPLEKIPEPKPAVKYSCPMHPEVEGDEPGDCPRCGMPLEPVMPEAAVEEENEAYTDMKRRFKLSLLFTVPVALIAMLGHIIPSIHHQMLSVMSQTAWNTIQFVLTIPMVFYTGWIFMKRAYSSIITRNFNMWTLIGIGTVVAFVFSVFALFFPTIFPEQFKSNGAVDVYFEATCIILLLVMLGQLMELRAHSKTNSALKALLQWAPPTATVIRNEKDLVVAVEHIEKGDKVRVKPGEKVAVDGFILEGYGTVDASMITGEPIPQEVKEGDKVSSGMINTNGSFIMNAEKVGGETLLSKVIYMVNDASRSRAPIQKVADQIAKYFVPIVVSVSILTFLIWLFFYNGENAAVYALVNAVAVLLIACPCALGLATPMSIMVGTGKGAEYGILVKDAESLQQLNEVDMLMIDKTGTLTEGKPSVHQVISFSDWEDEEIIKTAAVLDKNSDHPLAKAIVKASKEFSDAQYEVSDYKYLIGKGSEASVNNHKIQLGNHKLLSKSILNDQQFKEIEKQQAKGATVVYLLQDDQIKGAISLIDPVKPTAIKAVADLHKRGIKVMMLTGDNQQTAKYVAEHVGVDEYQADCMPEDKLEKVKEYQAKGFTVAMAGDGINDAPALTQANIGIAMGDGTDIAIQSAEVTLLKGDISNLVKAFKLGDKVMRNIKENLVFAFFYNVLGVPIAAGVLFPFFGVLLSPMLATLAMSFSSVSVITNALRLRSSKL
- a CDS encoding efflux RND transporter periplasmic adaptor subunit, whose product is MKKYIQSYSVIIIVFIIGLFSGWLFFAGESSHKHKEHKVAEKETQWWTCSMHPQIRQQEPGDCPICGMDLIPASSGNEGQDLSHISLSPSAVALANIQTTQVTKQEAEKELTMQGKVAVDERRTFSQTAHFSGRIEKSFVNYIGERVRKGQKLATIYSPQLVTAQREYFEAKKVKERNPQLLRSAIEKLRLWKLTDQQIEEIDRSGKVRTEFDIKADISGVITKLNVVEGDHIMEGQVMYDVADLSRLWVKFDAYESDLAWLKTNDKITFTVSSYPGQNFSTKIDFIDPFINPKTRVASVRGSVYNKGGKLKPEMFVTGKVMAKLPVKDDVIVVPKTAVLWTGPRSIVYVKVQGENQPTFEMREVVMGTELSNAYIIKEGLKQGEEVVTQGTYTVDAAAQLKGKPSMINPKKGMDHDHMHMDMSKMEKHQKFGDDLVSEVFRTQLQKAFQSYIMLKDALVASDDHKTSELINDFEKSLEGVKMNGVKGDAHMYWMMTSKALKGSLTEMSNADNIDTQRRHFVEVSKEMINLITKLGLPKDQKAYLMYCPMANDDLGASWLSNVKEVRNPYYGDMMLKCGAVKEEIQ
- a CDS encoding TolC family protein is translated as MKSIIKKYIISILLLTAFQVNAQNQFLDSYIQTAIENNYGVQSQSQNIQAVAAEKEIIKGQGSGNLEVMYGYGVSPIETRNGPLNHKVSAGIMLPWFGTRSTKYQVVDQKVTLAQNQKKIAENNIRYSVRATYFKMIQNKKDLASARENLDILKSFENIALTQYENSKGSMVDVLRVQMEMEDANNKIESLMQDSLVLKQQLDLVINKPLSDVQLEEQFQFRSFDNAHLEENPTLQSLTASEQVVGAQMVTVNKAAAPQIKVSVDYGILGQASGMSAEDAGKNTVMPMVGLSIPLFNQKKYSGQKEQLRMQQQTISLKKQETENVLKSEYLKVQNQLNDAQRDIKVIQSQLGQIDQAIDIQQEAYTVAKPQGSEFLELLRLQIQRLNYQFKQHQAEQSQWEALAKLSFIEGVEE